CTTTCACCCCCCTCAAGCCCCACTtttacccccccaaacccccttgtCCCTCCCTAAACCTTCTTCTACCCCCTCAAACCCACTTTTACCCCCACAAACCCTCTTTTATCGCTCTCAAACCCCCCAACCcgccccaaaccccctttcacccccctcaaacccccttctacccccaaacccccctcagacccccttttatgccccccaagcccccttttacccccctcAAACCCACttttaccccccaaacccccacccaaacccccttttaccccccaaacctcctttcatcccccctaaacccccttgtcccccctcaaACTCCCTTTCacccccctcaaaccccactTTTACCcacccaaacccccttttaccccccttaaacccccttttacccccccaaacccccttttacccccccaacccccccgttttccccccccagccccccctcaccgccgggggggggcagcgggaTCCCCCTGACGAGGCAGCGGAGGGTCCTGGCCCAGCGCTCGGCCGTCTCTCGGTTTTCGGGGTACCGGGGGGCGGCGTCCACGCGGAAAGCCGGGGCGCAGCGCCACCGccggccccccccccgccccgggtaAGCGTAGACGGCGAAGAAGGCGGCttcggggagggagggggcgcgCAGCGTGTGGCTCCCCACCACGTCATCCAACCGCAGCGCCCGcggggcccccccagccccagggggGCCCCCCGAGATCCGCAGCTCCGTGGGGGTCAGGACCAGGTGGAAACGGGGACCCCGGCCCATCCCGGGGGGGCCCCCAAAGTCCCCCTCCAGCAGCGGCTCCGAGGGCatcggggaggggggggcggctcagcctgggggggggaagagaaaaaaaggggggtgagGATGGGATCCCAGGACCCCCCTCCCGTCCCTTctgcccccccatcccatgATCCCCCCTCCTAAATATCAGTGACCCCCCCAAATACCAGCTCCCCCCACCCAAATACCAGCTCCCCCACCCAAATATCAGTGACCCCCCCTCAAATACCggtgacccccccaaaatcagcccctgccccccaaatTTCAGTGAACACCCCCCCAACCCTCTTCCATGACCCCAAATGCCatttctccccccccccaatataTCGGATCCCCCCCAGAAATAGGCCCCCCCGCCCAAAATATAGAAAATCCCCCCCAAATATCGGATCCCCCCCCAAATACCTAGGCTCCACCCCAATACGGGCTCCCAGCCCTCCGAATAGGGGGTGTCTCCCCCATTAACGGCTCCCCCCCCCACCATTAAcggcttccccccccccaataccGGGTCCCCCCCCCGGCCCTGCGCCCCCAACCCGGaagcgcggccccgccccctcgatCACGTGACGCCGAGCCCCGATCACGTGCCGCcgagcccccccaccccgcagccaatgggagcccTTCCCCGCTCCGCCATGTTTGTTGAGGGCGGCCGGGCCCCCATCGGCCAAGGGGAGCGGGGGGGCGAGGCCGCGGCCGCCATCTTGGCTGAGGGCAGCGCCCGGTTTGCCTTTCCCGGCGAGGCGCGGAGGGGCCGCGGCGCGCAACAGGGGCAGCCTCGGCGCCCCGCCGCCTTCCCTCGCGCTGCCCCCGCCCCGCCTCGCGACCCAATTAACGAGCGCTAATTAACTGCCGGCGGCTCCCTCCGCGCCGGTCCCTCCTCCGCCCGCCGGGGGCCGCGGTCCTCCCACACCATCGAGCGGCGCCGCGCAGAGCGGCCGCCCGGCCCCACTTCCGGTCCGAGGCGGAAGTTCCCGCCCCTCTCCCATAACCCCCCGCGCGGGGCGCGCTCCTTCCTCTGCCGcgccggccgccgccgccatggTTCGTCCTCACGgcgaagggggagggggggacacgTCAATCCGCCGCCATCCGCCTCCGGGGGAGCCCGCAGCGGTGCCGCCGCCCCCGGGAAGGCGGGACGGGAGCTGGCGGGCCGCGGTGGGGCCGCGATGGCGGCGCGGCGGCGCTTGAGGGCGGCGATGGCGGCGGGTGAGGCGGAGCGAGGCCTCACCCCGCGCGGTTCTCCCCGCAGGGCATCGACATCCGCCACAACCGGGACCGCAAAGTGCGGCGCCGGGAGCCCAAGAGCCAGGACATTTACCTGCGCCTCCTCGTCAAGGTGTgtggggggggctctgaggggtctgggggccgcgGGGACTCCCCTCTCCGGTGCTAACGGGGcctccccgccgcctccccgcaGCTCTACCGGTTCCTGGCCCGGAGAACCAACTCGGCCTTCAACAAGGTGGTTCTGAAGCGCCTCTTCATGAGCCGAACCAACCGCCCCCCGCTCTCCCTGTCCCGCCTGGtgagttttgggggggcccGGTCTTCAGTCCCCCCCCACAAGTCCTTTTTGTAGCGCCCAGGACCCTAGATCCTCCCTCtagaccccagggacccccaccCCGACCCCCTCTATAGCGCTTAGAACCCCAAAAtctgccccaggaccccccggACTGAGCTCTTGTCCCTCCTGGGGACCCGggggggtcagtttggggtttaaacccttctcccttatttccCCTAAATCCAGccgatgaggtgctgaagggggAGGTTTGAGCTGTAGGTTTTCCTGGGGGGATCTGGAACcattttggggtgcgggggagGGGGaattttggggctggggggccccGGAGGGTGTGtgtcagttttggggttcagccCCGTTCCCTTTTTTATCTCTAAATCCAGAGGATGAAGCGCTGGAGGGGGAGGGTTGAGTAGcagtttttttctgggtgccaagagggagctgggggggtgctGAATGGGGCgattttggggtgcggggggaggGAATTTTGGAGTTGGGGGGCTCCGGGGgggtcagattttggggttcaacccccccttttccccctccaagaTCCGGATGATGAAGCGGCCGGGGCGCTCGGACAAGACGGCGGTTGTGGTGGGGACAGTGACCGACGACATCCGCATCCAGGACGTCCCCAAGCTCAAAGTCAGTGTTGTTTGGGGGGTTTATCGATACGGGGGGGCTCTATAAATTTGGGGGGGGGCTTGCTGACCCCCTCATCTCTTCATTTGCTCCCTCCCCTCACAGCTCTGCGCCCTGCGGGTGACGCGGGGGGCTCGGAGCCGCATCCTGCGCTCCGGAGGCTCCATCCTGACGCTGGACCAGCTCGCCATGGCCTCCCCCAAGGGCAAAGGCACCGTCCTGCTCTCCGGTGAGACGCCCCCCCCGAAAATAAAATATTGGGGACCCCCCTGATGGTTTGAGGGAGCCCTGACCCCCCTTCGTTAACCCCTTTCGTGCCCCCCAGGACCGCGAAAGGCGAGGGAGGTGTATCGGCACTTCGGGAAGGCGCCGGGGACCCCCCACAGCCACACCAAGTGAGAGGGGGGCTTGGTTAATTGAGGGGGGGGTTAATTAATTGATGGGGGGGCTTGGTTAATTGAGGGGGGCTTGATTAATTGAGGGAGGGGCTTAATTTGGGGGGGAGCTATAAAGGGGGGGCCTCTTAGGGGAGacaaaggggtttgggggatttAACGGGGGGCTTCTATGCGGAGtcggggggtttgggggccttaATGAGTGGGGGGGGCTTAAATGGGTTTAATTtggggggggctttggggggacTAAATGAGGGGTTTCTATGCGGGGTCAGTGGGTGTTGAGGGGGTTTAATGAGGGGGGAGGTGAGAGTTGGGGGGGGATTTCGGGTTTTGCGGGGGTTCCTGCAGGAATTGGGGGGGCCcagggggtgttttggggttccctgaccccccctttcccccccccaggccctACGTGCGCTCCAAGGGCCGCAAGTTCGAGCGAGCGCGGGGGCGCCGGGCGAGTCGGGGCTACAAGAActgaacccccccaaaataaacagatggttttaccccccacccccatcagAGCTGTTTATTTGTCCCCCCCTTAAAAAATTAACatcacaattaaaaaaacacttaaattttaattacaaaCAGGGAGCAAATTCAAGCCCCACGAGGCATTCACAGAGGGTACCCCAATATTTTGCCCCCCCTAAAGGGAACTGGAATCTCTCAGCTCCCCCTGCCCTTTCCCAAGGGAATGTGGGGGCCCCCCCTTACCAAAAAGGGGACCCCAATATTTTACCCCCCAAGCATCGCTGTGAGAGATTCCAATCTTAAAGGGGTGGAGGGGCTTGggtattggggggggggtccccgagatgtagggggtctcagggggcgtccctgggatctgggggggctcaggggggtgCGTGGCCCCCTCCCCGCTCGCTCTTCACCCTCAGGAACTCGGCGGCGCTggagaaatatttctgattGGCTTCAGCCACTTTCTTCTCGGCTGCTTGGGGGTTAACGATCTCCAGCCCCTGGGGgggaaacacagagaaaaaggggggggggctcagccttttggggacccccaagacgcccccccggccccccagagccccccccctcacctgcAGGGGGGTGAAGGCGACGCTGGAGGCCGTGCCGGATGAGCGGTCGCGGATGGTGGATTTGCCACCATAGACCATGCTTTGCTTCTGTAGGGTgcgctgaggaggaggagaagaggttaATTAAGCGTTAATTAGAAGCTAATTAGGGGGTAATGAGGTTTGGGGGGACGCTCACCTGTAGGGTCTTGGAGATCCGAGCCTTGGTGGCCTCGTTGACCTGAGTCTGCCGGACGCGGCCGCTTCCCGATTTCCCCAAGTGGCCAAGACTGAAGCCCAGATCCTCCTGGTAGGCGTCCTCCTCAATCTGCAGGGTGTTAATTAGCGCAGGCTGTTAATGAGCAATTAAGCGAGGCGatgaaggagcaggacaggcaCCAAGGCCCGGGGCACCTCTCCGAAGCTCATCCTGTTGGCTTGTTTGCGGATCTCGGTCAGCCCCAAGCGCTCCTTCATCTTGCGGTACCTGCGAGAGGGCACGGGCTTCGTTAGGGGCGGCTTTAATTAACAGCAGGCTCACGAGGAGCGGCTTTAATTAACGGGGAGCCCCCCGACTCGCCTCCGTCCGCCCCGTTTCTTGCGCTGCCCGTCCAGCGGCGCCGGCAGCGGCTTCACCTGCTTCACCGGGGGCGGCTCCTGCCACTTGTCGAACTTGCGCTCGATCTCCTCCTTCAGCTCGAATCCCACCTGGGGGGATCAGGGATCGGgggggggttcctggggggatctggggggggtctCCGGGgtgaggtgggagctggggaccccccctcgGCGCCCACCTTGCCGTCGGGGCTCTCGTGGAAGCTGTCCACCCGCGCTGCCAGCGTGCACTTGGCCGACACCAGCCGCGCCGCCTTGCGCCGCAGGTCCTGGAATGGGGGAGAATTCCctggattctgcccctctgagCCCCACCCCAACCCATCCTGCTCCGTCCCAACCTGCTTTATCCCACTCCATCCCCTCCCACCACATTccatcctcctccatcccagaaTAATTTATCTTCTCCATCTCATCACCTCTTTTCTCGTTGTCCCACCacttccatcccatcccatcatctATTTTCTCATTCCACCccatctcctcttcttccatCTCATCTACTTTCCCACCCCATCTCCTTGctctcctcctcatctcctccatctctccctcctcctcctcctccatctctccctcctcctcctcctccatctctccctcctcctcctccatctctccctcctcctcctccatctctctcctcctcctccatctctctcctcctcctccatctctctcctcctcctccatctctctcctcctcctccatctctctcctcctcctccatctctctcctcctcctccatctctctcctcctcctccatctctccctctcctcctcctccatctctccctctcctcctcctccatctctccctctcctcctcctccatctctccctctcctccatctctccctctcctccatctctccctctcctccatctctccctctcctccatctctccctctcctcctcctccatctctccctctcctcctcctccatctctccctctcctcctcctccatctctccctctcctcctcctccatctctccctctcctcctcctccatctctccctctcctccttctcctccgtctctccccatctcctccatctcctcctcctcctccccatcccctcggTCGTTGCTCACGGGGGGCAGGGACTGGACGATGTCGCTGTGGTAGATGTATCCCGTGTGGGGCAGGACCGAGGTGCTGGAGAAGCCCGAGAGGCTCTTGCGTTGGGCGCCCAGCAGCATGATGTTACACGCCGGCATCTTGGACAGGGGGGTCAGGCCCCCCGCGATCCCTGCGGGGACCCACACGCCCATGGGGGGGGATCTGAGAGCTCCTGGGGGGATCTGGGAGCTCCTGATGGGATCTGGAGATGCTTCTGGTGGAATCTAGGGCGGCTTCTGGATGGAGCAGGATCAGAGAGTGTTCCTAGTGGGATCTAGGGGGGCTTTCTGGATGAAGCAGGATCATGGGAGCTCCTGGTGGGATCTGGGGAGGCTTCTGGATGGAACAGGATCTGGGGGGGGATCTCGTGGTGGGATCTAGGGATTCTCTGGCATCTGGAGAGGCTCCTGCTGGGATCTGGAGATGTTTCTGGTGGAATCTAGGGCGGCTTCTGGATGGAAAAGGATCACAGGGTGTTCCTGGGGGTATCTGAGAGCTCCTGGTGGGATCtaggggggctcctggggggatCTAGGGGAGCTCCTGGTGGGATCTGGGGAGGCTTCTGGATGGAACAGGATCTGGGGGGGGATCTCGTGGTGGGATCTAGGGATTCTCTGGCATCTGGAGAGGCTCCTGCTGGGCTCTAGGGGGGCTTCTGGCTGGAGCAGGATCTGGGGGGGCTCCAGGTGGATTGGGGGGCGTCCCTCACCCATGATCTTGGCGGCGGCGGAGGCGCCAACGATGATGGAGAGGTTGGGGGCGATGAAGGACATGCGGGACTCGACGTACTCGTAGATGCGATGCTTGGCCTGGTTCAGCTCCAGCGCCATCGCACACGCCTCCTCGATGCGCTGCAGCTCCGGCTCCGACAGCGGCTGCCTGGGGGATTACAGGGATTAGGAGAGTGGGATTGAGGAtaggaggggattgggggggagaTGAGGTGGAATtaggggggtgggaaggggtgaGATTgaggatgaaagggaatgggGGGAGAAATTAAGTGGGATTGAGGACAAAGAAGCATTGAGGGGCGAATAAAATGGGATTGGGGGTGGAATCAGGTGGGATTAGGGGATAAAGAGGAattaaggaggaaaataaagtaGGATTAGAGGATAAAGAGGGATCAGGGAGGTGAGAATAGGTGGGATTGGGGATAAAGGAGCACTGGAGGGGAAATGAGGGTGGGATTAGGGGATAAAGAGAGATTAAGGGGAAATAAAGTAGGATTAGAGGATAAAGAGGATTAGGGAGGTGGGAATAGGTGGGATTGGGATAAAGGAGCATTGGAAAGGAAATGAGGTGGGATTAAGGGATTCAGTTGGATTTTGGGGCTCACCCCTGGGTGGTGGAGGCGGTGACGCTGACCACCATGATGGTGCGTTGGTCAAGATCTGCTGGACGTTCTCGTTGTTCTTGCACTTATCCAGGCTGTTCCCCAACTCCTGTGGACCGAGGGGGGTcagaaaagggggaggagacccccccccaccccagggcaTAAaaccccccagaaccccctgtTCTCTCTCTCACCTTGACGGTGCGGATGTAATCGAGGGCGTTGGGCACCAGCGACTCCAGCTCGGGGAAACGCTTCGAGTATTTGTCGCGGATGAACTTGTGGATGATGTCTGGGGGGTAGGGGGGTTAGAGGGAAGGTGGagccccccccgaacccccagagacccccGCAGAGCCCCAAACCACTCACTCAGCTCGTTTTCGATCTCCACCGTCAGGTTATTGGCGTCTACGATCACTCGGTACTCGGGAGCCGCCTCCACGGGGCCCAGCACTGCGGAAatcggggggttgggggggaaccCAGTTtagggggggggctgggggggttgaGAGCccgatttgggggtgcagggaagggacaccctgtttttttgggggagggggggcaccTTCTGCTGCTGTGGGCTGTTTGCCGATGAACTCCTCGATCTTCTGCATGATCTCAGCAAacttggggggggggcaaaacAGGGAGGGGGTCAGGATCCCCCTCTATTTTGCTCCCCCCCAATATCTAGCCCCTTTCCTCCTGTATTTACCCCCCCCAGCACCATATctacccccttcccccccattttgccccccaaccccatatATCTACCCCCTTCCCCCCAtttttgccccccaaccccatatATCTACCCCCCTTCCCCCAtttttgccccccaacccc
Above is a window of Phaenicophaeus curvirostris isolate KB17595 unplaced genomic scaffold, BPBGC_Pcur_1.0 scaffold_366, whole genome shotgun sequence DNA encoding:
- the PRPF31 gene encoding LOW QUALITY PROTEIN: U4/U6 small nuclear ribonucleoprotein Prp31 (The sequence of the model RefSeq protein was modified relative to this genomic sequence to represent the inferred CDS: inserted 1 base in 1 codon), translating into MSLADELLADLEEAAEEEEEEGGGDGEEEAAIEEVREEAQPEGGAESVRSIAKLWDSRTFAEIMQKIEEFIGKQPTAAEVLGPVEAAPEYRVIVDANNLTVEIENELNIIHKFIRDKYSKRFPELESLVPNALDYIRTVKELGNSLDKCKNNENVQQILTNXTIMVVSVTASTTQGQPLSEPELQRIEEACAMALELNQAKHRIYEYVESRMSFIAPNLSIIVGASAAAKIMGIAGGLTPLSKMPACNIMLLGAQRKSLSGFSSTSVLPHTGYIYHSDIVQSLPPDLRRKAARLVSAKCTLAARVDSFHESPDGKVGFELKEEIERKFDKWQEPPPVKQVKPLPAPLDGQRKKRGGRRYRKMKERLGLTEIRKQANRMSFGEIEEDAYQEDLGFSLGHLGKSGSGRVRQTQVNEATKARISKTLQRTLQKQSMVYGGKSTIRDRSSGTASSVAFTPLQGLEIVNPQAAEKKVAEANQKYFSSAAEFLRVKSERGGGHAPP
- the RPL18 gene encoding large ribosomal subunit protein eL18 — protein: MGIDIRHNRDRKVRRREPKSQDIYLRLLVKLYRFLARRTNSAFNKVVLKRLFMSRTNRPPLSLSRLIRMMKRPGRSDKTAVVVGTVTDDIRIQDVPKLKLCALRVTRGARSRILRSGGSILTLDQLAMASPKGKGTVLLSGPRKAREVYRHFGKAPGTPHSHTKPYVRSKGRKFERARGRRASRGYKN